One region of Chryseobacterium muglaense genomic DNA includes:
- a CDS encoding DUF7832 domain-containing protein: MTKYDDASWHYGGDFPEGIPEKNSATHTGMFLNWCIKNDLVSEEFKEDAEEEIEKLKRREITGAEFIIESMDGKFSEYDLNDMGNSFAKDYYADETDFADKFSSFATDYINIFDSVAEENDFEYETFYHIEDTYENYDVMKQIIDHRFLEWKEYRSLN; this comes from the coding sequence ATGACTAAATATGATGATGCTTCGTGGCATTATGGTGGAGATTTCCCAGAAGGAATTCCAGAAAAAAACAGTGCTACTCACACGGGAATGTTCTTGAACTGGTGTATTAAAAATGATTTGGTTTCGGAAGAATTTAAAGAAGATGCTGAAGAAGAAATCGAAAAATTAAAAAGAAGAGAAATCACCGGTGCAGAATTTATTATCGAATCTATGGACGGAAAATTTTCAGAATATGATCTGAATGATATGGGAAATAGTTTTGCCAAAGATTATTATGCTGACGAAACCGATTTTGCGGATAAATTCAGTTCATTTGCCACCGATTATATCAATATTTTTGACAGTGTAGCCGAAGAAAATGATTTTGAATATGAAACCTTTTATCATATTGAAGATACATACGAAAATTATGATGTGATGAAGCAGATTATCGACCACCGTTTTCTGGAATGGAAAGAGTATAGAAGTTTGAATTAA
- a CDS encoding CinA family nicotinamide mononucleotide deamidase-related protein, with the protein MQNAVLITIGDEILSGNTVDTNSNFIATELKNIGIKVSQIITISDEIETIKSTLKSAFEMGDLVITTGGLGPTRDDKTKKALAEFFDDEIALDEATFEHLKAYMERRGRIEILERNREQAFVPTKSTVFQNHFGTAPCMMMEKEGKLSFSLPGVPYEVKPLIKDQIIPYLKEKFNLNHISTRIVSVVGIPESILADQIEEWELALPENLALSYLPVGTRVKLRLTATGTAENMLQIQLENEIQKLFPIIGENIIATSEDKIEKILGEILSEKKLTISTAESCTGGELSLLITSNPGSSKYFIGGIVPYATQKKIDILHVSEGIIERFTVVSEEVAREMAEGCQNLFKTDISLSTTGVAGPGKGEDGKEVGLVYYTIKVKNESQTFKLNMPHLDRQDFIYFVSQKIIQDLVGILISQ; encoded by the coding sequence ATGCAAAACGCAGTTCTTATCACCATTGGTGACGAAATTCTTTCAGGAAATACAGTTGATACCAATTCAAATTTTATTGCAACCGAACTTAAAAATATAGGCATCAAAGTTTCTCAGATTATTACCATTTCAGACGAAATAGAAACGATAAAAAGCACATTGAAATCAGCTTTTGAAATGGGAGATTTGGTGATTACTACAGGTGGTTTGGGACCAACAAGAGATGATAAAACCAAAAAAGCTCTGGCTGAATTTTTTGATGATGAAATTGCGTTGGATGAAGCTACTTTTGAACATCTTAAAGCGTATATGGAAAGACGTGGCCGCATAGAAATTTTAGAAAGAAATCGTGAACAGGCTTTTGTACCTACAAAATCTACGGTTTTCCAAAATCATTTCGGAACGGCACCTTGCATGATGATGGAAAAAGAGGGAAAACTATCTTTCAGTTTACCGGGCGTTCCATATGAAGTAAAACCTTTGATTAAAGACCAGATCATTCCTTATTTAAAAGAAAAATTTAACCTCAATCATATTTCTACAAGAATCGTTTCTGTTGTCGGAATTCCCGAAAGTATTTTAGCAGACCAGATTGAAGAATGGGAATTGGCGCTGCCTGAAAACCTTGCTTTATCTTATCTTCCTGTCGGAACGAGAGTGAAACTGAGATTGACAGCAACCGGAACAGCTGAAAATATGCTTCAGATTCAGCTGGAAAATGAAATTCAAAAATTATTTCCGATTATCGGAGAAAATATCATTGCAACTTCTGAAGACAAAATAGAGAAAATTTTAGGTGAAATTTTAAGCGAAAAAAAATTAACCATTTCCACGGCAGAAAGTTGTACTGGCGGAGAATTATCTCTTTTGATTACATCAAATCCTGGAAGTTCTAAATATTTCATCGGAGGTATAGTACCTTACGCAACGCAGAAAAAGATAGATATTCTTCATGTTTCAGAAGGAATTATTGAACGTTTTACGGTGGTAAGCGAAGAAGTTGCACGCGAAATGGCAGAAGGTTGCCAAAATTTATTTAAAACAGACATTTCTCTTTCTACAACAGGTGTTGCAGGACCAGGAAAAGGTGAAGATGGAAAAGAAGTAGGATTGGTTTATTACACGATAAAAGTGAAAAATGAATCTCAAACTTTTAAATTGAACATGCCTCATTTAGACCGACAGGATTTTATTTATTTTGTCTCACAGAAAATCATTCAGGATTTGGTGGGGATTTTAATTAGTCAATAA
- a CDS encoding M13 family metallopeptidase, with translation MKKLTLSLFLLAGVCSQNTLNAQTKSTKTTTTADKGLDISLMDKSVRPQDDFYNYVSGTWMKTAKIPSDKPTWGSFNKLADDTDNNSMTILNSLLKDKFAEGSEGKKIQDLYATYMNMEKRNADGIKPIQENINKIDAIKNLTDLQNYLASVTKDGENNFFGWGVYADLKDSNMNAVYLGDASLGMGRDYYQKVDAKNTEALAEYQKYVASMLKELGYKNADAAAKGIVDYEKSIAKHLLTNEQSRDNTLQYNPKTMAELKALVKNVDLPAYLKKVGVNTDKVIIGELGYYKNFDQLVNAKTLPVIKDYLKFHMISGSASYLSEKLGDAKFAFYGKYLRGQQEQRALNKRGFELINGSLGEAFGKLYVEKYFPAEAKAQMVELIDYLKKSFEVHINGLAWMSSTTKEKAMAKLNKFTVKVAYPDTWKDYSKLNIIPESKGGNLYANLQNISEWQYNKDLAKIGKPVDKTEWGMTPQTVNAYYNPVYNEIVFPAAILQPPFFNPKADAAVNFGGIGAVIGHEISHGFDDSGAQFDADGNLVDWWTPEDKANFEKATKALASQYDKYEPVKGTFVNGTFTNGENIADLGGVNIAYDALQMYLKDKGNPGLISGYTQDQRFFLSWATVWRTLSSEKYMINQVKTDPHSPGYFRSFAPLMNVDAFYKAFDVKPGDKLYKKPEDRIKIW, from the coding sequence ATGAAAAAATTAACACTTTCTTTGTTTTTATTAGCAGGGGTTTGTTCACAAAATACGTTGAACGCTCAGACTAAATCAACCAAAACAACAACTACAGCAGATAAAGGTTTAGACATCAGTTTGATGGATAAATCTGTTCGTCCACAAGATGATTTTTATAATTATGTGAGTGGAACCTGGATGAAAACTGCTAAAATCCCTTCTGACAAACCAACTTGGGGAAGTTTCAACAAATTGGCAGACGATACCGATAACAATTCAATGACCATCTTAAACTCTCTTCTGAAAGATAAATTTGCAGAAGGAAGCGAGGGTAAAAAAATCCAGGACCTGTACGCAACGTACATGAATATGGAAAAGAGAAATGCAGACGGAATCAAACCTATTCAAGAAAACATCAACAAAATTGATGCAATCAAAAATCTTACTGATCTTCAGAATTATTTAGCTTCAGTTACCAAAGACGGAGAAAATAATTTCTTTGGATGGGGTGTTTATGCAGATCTTAAAGATTCTAATATGAACGCAGTTTACTTAGGTGATGCTTCATTAGGAATGGGTAGAGATTACTATCAAAAAGTAGATGCTAAAAATACTGAAGCTCTTGCAGAATACCAGAAGTATGTAGCTTCTATGCTGAAAGAATTAGGATATAAAAATGCTGATGCAGCTGCAAAAGGAATTGTAGATTATGAAAAAAGCATTGCTAAACATTTATTAACGAATGAGCAAAGCCGTGATAATACACTTCAGTATAATCCTAAAACTATGGCCGAGCTTAAAGCTTTGGTTAAAAATGTAGATCTTCCGGCTTATCTTAAAAAAGTTGGGGTAAATACAGATAAAGTAATCATCGGTGAATTAGGATATTACAAAAACTTTGATCAGTTGGTAAATGCTAAAACGCTTCCAGTGATTAAAGATTATTTAAAATTCCACATGATCAGCGGAAGCGCTTCTTATTTAAGTGAAAAATTAGGAGATGCTAAATTTGCTTTTTATGGTAAATATTTAAGAGGTCAGCAAGAGCAGAGAGCTTTAAATAAAAGAGGTTTTGAGTTGATCAACGGTTCTTTAGGCGAGGCTTTCGGTAAATTATATGTTGAAAAATACTTCCCAGCTGAAGCAAAAGCTCAGATGGTTGAGTTGATCGATTATTTAAAGAAAAGTTTTGAAGTTCACATTAACGGATTAGCGTGGATGTCTTCTACAACTAAGGAAAAAGCAATGGCTAAATTGAATAAATTTACGGTAAAAGTTGCTTATCCAGATACATGGAAAGATTATTCTAAATTAAATATCATTCCTGAATCTAAAGGTGGAAATCTATACGCAAACCTTCAGAATATTTCTGAGTGGCAATACAATAAAGATTTAGCAAAAATCGGAAAACCTGTAGATAAAACAGAATGGGGAATGACTCCACAAACTGTAAATGCTTATTACAACCCGGTATACAACGAAATTGTTTTCCCTGCTGCTATTCTTCAGCCGCCATTCTTCAACCCTAAAGCTGATGCTGCGGTTAATTTTGGTGGAATCGGCGCTGTTATCGGTCACGAAATCAGCCACGGATTTGATGATTCTGGAGCACAGTTTGATGCAGACGGTAACTTAGTAGACTGGTGGACTCCGGAAGACAAAGCGAACTTCGAAAAAGCAACTAAAGCATTGGCATCTCAGTATGACAAATATGAGCCTGTAAAAGGAACTTTCGTCAACGGAACTTTCACAAATGGTGAAAACATCGCAGATTTAGGGGGAGTAAACATTGCTTATGATGCACTTCAAATGTATCTTAAAGACAAAGGAAATCCTGGATTAATCAGTGGATATACACAAGATCAAAGATTCTTCTTAAGCTGGGCAACCGTTTGGAGAACTTTATCTAGCGAAAAATATATGATAAACCAAGTAAAAACAGATCCGCACTCTCCTGGATATTTCAGAAGTTTCGCACCTTTAATGAATGTTGATGCTTTCTACAAAGCATTCGATGTGAAGCCTGGTGATAAATTATACAAAAAACCAGAAGACAGAATTAAAATCTGGTAA
- the lipA gene encoding lipoyl synthase — MENLVQDTTVQKPKWIRVKLPTGKNYRELRTLVDKYKLNTICQSGSCPNMGECWGEGTATFMILGNICTRSCGFCGVKTGKPMDVNWDEPEKVARSIKLMKIKHAVLTSVDRDDLKDMGSILWGETVNAVRRISPGTTMETLIPDFQGLTKHLDRLVDVAPEVISHNMETVKRLTREVRIQAKYERSLEVLRYLKEAGQNRTKTGLMLGLGENRDEVFQTIEDIRNANVDVITMGQYLQPTKKHLPVKKFITPEEFDEFGDFARSLGFRHVESSPLVRSSYHAEKHIH, encoded by the coding sequence ATGGAGAATTTAGTTCAAGATACTACCGTTCAAAAACCAAAATGGATTCGTGTAAAACTTCCTACCGGAAAGAATTACAGAGAATTGAGAACTTTGGTTGATAAATATAAATTAAATACAATTTGCCAAAGCGGAAGCTGCCCGAATATGGGTGAATGTTGGGGAGAAGGAACGGCAACTTTCATGATTTTAGGAAATATCTGCACCAGAAGTTGTGGATTTTGCGGAGTAAAAACCGGAAAACCAATGGATGTAAACTGGGATGAACCTGAAAAAGTAGCCCGTTCAATTAAATTAATGAAGATTAAGCATGCGGTTTTAACATCGGTTGATCGTGACGATTTGAAAGATATGGGTTCTATTCTTTGGGGTGAAACTGTAAATGCAGTAAGAAGAATATCTCCGGGAACAACGATGGAAACTTTGATTCCGGATTTTCAAGGTCTTACAAAACATTTAGACAGATTGGTAGATGTAGCTCCTGAAGTGATTTCTCACAACATGGAAACCGTAAAACGTTTGACCAGAGAAGTTAGAATTCAGGCTAAATATGAAAGAAGTCTTGAGGTTTTAAGATATTTAAAAGAAGCCGGACAGAACAGAACAAAAACCGGACTGATGCTTGGGTTGGGTGAAAATAGGGATGAGGTTTTCCAGACTATTGAAGATATCAGAAACGCCAATGTTGACGTTATTACAATGGGACAATATTTGCAGCCGACAAAAAAGCATCTTCCTGTAAAAAAATTCATTACTCCTGAAGAGTTCGACGAATTCGGAGATTTTGCTCGAAGTTTAGGTTTCAGACATGTTGAAAGTTCGCCTTTGGTGAGAAGTTCTTATCACGCAGAAAAACATATTCATTAA
- a CDS encoding RNA polymerase sigma factor: MKDEQLFPLIQKAKEKDQKAQTKLINVFWVDVFSFVMKKVHDENDADEITVNVFSKVLSKLDLYDPHFQFKTWILTIAQNTIIDFWRRKSRENQDPTENLDEVKNHYAKSPEELMISDEEQQKIIKTIESLDVNYQDIIKLRFFEEKSIKEIAEELGISVANTKVRVMRAKKVLAELLKNNEFEDN; the protein is encoded by the coding sequence ATGAAAGACGAGCAATTATTTCCTCTCATCCAAAAGGCAAAGGAAAAAGACCAGAAAGCGCAAACCAAACTGATTAATGTTTTTTGGGTAGACGTTTTTTCTTTTGTGATGAAGAAAGTACATGACGAAAATGATGCAGACGAAATAACCGTGAATGTGTTTTCAAAAGTTTTATCGAAACTCGATTTGTACGATCCTCATTTTCAGTTTAAAACTTGGATTTTAACCATCGCTCAAAATACAATTATTGATTTCTGGCGTAGAAAAAGCCGTGAAAATCAAGATCCTACCGAAAATCTGGATGAAGTAAAAAATCATTACGCAAAATCTCCGGAAGAACTCATGATTTCTGATGAAGAACAACAAAAGATCATTAAAACCATTGAATCTTTAGACGTTAATTATCAGGATATTATCAAATTAAGATTCTTTGAAGAAAAAAGCATCAAAGAAATCGCCGAAGAGCTGGGGATTTCTGTTGCCAATACGAAAGTTCGTGTAATGAGAGCGAAAAAAGTTTTAGCCGAGTTGCTGAAAAATAATGAGTTTGAGGATAATTAG